A genomic region of Zygotorulaspora mrakii chromosome 7, complete sequence contains the following coding sequences:
- the CLF1 gene encoding Clf1p (similar to Saccharomyces cerevisiae CLF1 (YLR117C); ancestral locus Anc_8.310), translating into MVQRKIGHAFQREHITKGGKERLINATATCSVMSHADQEQISAEQILKQVYEKRKTVKPSTKVDILDLEELKEYQRRKRSEYEGYLKRNRLDIGQWIRYAQFEVDQHDVRRARSIFERALQVSKTNIPLWIRYIDTELKLKYINHARNILDRAISTLPRVDKLWYKYLLVEESLEQYDMVRALFAKWISLEPVSNAWDSFVDFEIRQSNLESVRQIYTKYVMVHPQSETWFKWLYFEKVYGSVESIRRIYSLAVDTLISFQNVTYENDTIKLIISFINWEASQQEFERCRALLKISIQRWPKNQTLKNESVSFEKRFGDANLAEYNVACKRRWHYENKLKEKPRDYDTWWLYLDLVENTFVRDMPSSLEKSVTESNPNDVTKTTAWKQYILLWIRYLTYVELDLGDISLCRNLYKRLINEIIPHKKFTFSKVWMMYAKFEIRQGDIQTARKILGRSLGMYPKKKTYKEYISLEIKMKDFDRVRKIYEKLLEFRPEDVETWVDYAELEENLGDDERSRGIYEIALKNATSSFPQEARAMLLERYIEFENDAEEFGRARELYERYLVASGYSPKVWISYALYESSAPTEAQLEAIQHSREQQEGNGEAEEEEDSIEFEITEENRRKSRSIFERALKYFREHDEPANRIIILKGWMSYEEVYGIREIQNAVSGRMPKTIMKENPDGTKELKYIFSDDKNDRPNTSKLLTLARKWQEEQESKNGVA; encoded by the coding sequence ATGGTACAACGAAAAATTGGTCATGCATTTCAACGAGAGCACATCACAAAAGGAGGCAAGGAAAGGTTGATAAACGCGACAGCTACTTGTTCGGTGATGAGCCATGCAGACCAGGAGCAAATCTCAGCAGAGCAGATTTTAAAACAGGTGTATGAGAAGAGAAAGACCGTCAAGCCTTCAACAAAAGTGGATATACTTGACCTCGAAGAGCTCAAAGAATATCAgcgaagaaaaagaagcgAGTATGAGGGCTATTTGAAGCGTAATAGACTTGATATTGGACAATGGATTAGATATGCACAGTTTGAGGTAGATCAACATGATGTAAGACGTGCAAgatcaatatttgaaagagcaTTACAAGTAAGTAAAACAAATATACCACTGTGGATTCGGTATATTGATACTGAATTGAAGCTCAAGTATATCAATCATGCAAGAAATATTCTGGATAGAGCTATAAGTACTTTGCCTAGAGTTGACAAGCTTTGGTATAAGTACTTGCTGGTGGAGGAGTCTCTAGAGCAGTATGACATGGTCAGAGCTCTCTTTGCGAAGTGGATCTCGTTAGAGCCAGTCTCCAATGCATGGGACTCTTTTGTTGACTTTGAAATACGTCAATCAAATTTGGAAAGTGTACGGCAAATTTATACGAAGTATGTGATGGTACATCCTCAATCGGAAACTTGGTTTAAATGGCTTTACTTCGAAAAAGTATATGGTAGCGTTGAATCGATTAGAAGGATATATTCTCTTGCGGTCGACACGCTCATctcatttcaaaatgtaACGTACGAGAATGATACTATTAAATTGATTATATCGTTCATAAATTGGGAAGCGAGTCAACAGGAATTCGAAAGATGCCGGGCACTGCTTAAGATATCTATCCAGAGGTGGCCAAAAAACCAAACACTGAAGAATGAGAGCGtcagctttgaaaaaaggtttGGTGATGCCAATTTAGCGGAATATAATGTCGCTTGCAAGAGAAGATGGCATTATGAGAACAAATTGAAGGAGAAACCAAGAGACTATGACACATGGTGGTTATATCTTGACCTTGTTGAGAATACTTTTGTAAGGGATATGCCTTCTTCATTGGAGAAGTCAGTAACCGAGAGTAACCCGAACGATGTCACTAAAACGACTGCTTGGAAGCAATATATCCTTTTGTGGATACGATACTTAACTTATGTTGAACTTGATCTCGGCGACATATCATTGTGTCGAAACTTGTATAAAAGACTGATAAACGAAATCATACCGCATAAAAAGTTCACCTTTTCCAAGGTATGGATGATGTATGCTAAGTTTGAAATAAGGCAAGGTGATATTCAGACGGCGAGGAAAATCTTGGGAAGATCTTTGGGTATGTAcccgaagaagaaaacctataaagaatatatttcaCTGGAAATAAAGATGAAGGACTTTGATCGTGTAAGaaagatatatgaaaaacttttggagTTTCGACCAGAAGATGTGGAGACATGGGTTGATTATGCTGAACTAGAGGAAAACTtaggtgatgatgaaaggTCTCGAGGAATATATGAAATTGCACTAAAAAATGCAACCTCCAGCTTTCCACAAGAGGCTAGGGCAATGCTACTGGAAAGGTacattgaatttgaaaatgatgctGAAGAATTTGGAAGGGCTAGAGAGTTATATGAAAGGTACTTAGTAGCCAGTGGATATTCTCCCAAGGTATGGATCAGCTATGCTTTGTACGAGAGCTCAGCTCCCACTGAAGCCCAATTGGAAGCGATACAGCATTCAAGGGAACAACAAGAGGGGAATGGGGAGgcagaggaagaagaagattcGATTGAATTTGAGATAACGGAAGAAAACAGAAGGAAATCAAGGTCAATTTTCGAGAGGGCTTTGAAGTATTTCAGAGAACATGACGAACCTGCGAATAGAATCATTATATTAAAAGGCTGGATGAGCTACGAAGAGGTATACGGTATTCGCGAAATTCAGAATGCTGTTAGTGGCAGAATGCCTAAAACAATTATGAAAGAGAACCCTGACGGGACgaaagaattgaaatacATATTCTCTGACGACAAGAACGATAGACCAAACACCTCGAAGCTTCTGACGCTTGCGAGAAAGTGGCAGGAAGAGCAAGAGTCCAAGAATGGCGTTGCGTAA
- the CFT2 gene encoding cleavage polyadenylation factor subunit CFT2 (similar to Saccharomyces cerevisiae CFT2 (YLR115W); ancestral locus Anc_8.308), producing the protein MTCTSRCCDDGSGSAVGTIIRFDNVTILIDPGWNSSKISYQDSVQYWSNIIPEVDTILISQPSAECLGAFALLYFHFLPHFISRIEVYATLPIANLGRISTIDLYVSKGIVGPYDTNEMDLEDIENSFDHITVVKYSQIVDLRSKFDGLTLVAYNAGVSPGGCIWCISTYSEKLVYARRWNHTRDTILNRASLLDNTGKPLSTLMRPSAIITTFDKFGSSMPHVKRIKLFKDTIKGAISGGGSAILPVDIGGNFLDLMVSINDFLYENSKNRLYTQVPVILVSHSKGRSLTYARSMLEWLSSSVIKTWESRDNRSPFDMGRRFHVAMPSELNKYKGSKICFVSQVDILVDEVVTKLCQMDKSTIILNTIDNKDDANTLQKLHTKWETAKRKQELKEGKTISFSESISLKTLKCTPLSGEEMENFTKKISERKMKHHELEVSLKKEAMKTNISLGSLSQNGATISDLRDAEEEDEEDGDTLLNILRNRDEPSSARNKSTEIPVDMYIQADSLSRHKMFPFQPVRIKMDDYGTFVDFNSFLPRENDDEIDLKKRKDIDDNEEDEDPYDLADPRRIPVKRSRKDNKGEKEELRPDTFDNLDYLNWKTNPMKRVESSVTVMLKCSLTCINLECLVDQRSASIIWPALKPRKLLLIGPEESQNQTIAQSLKKRDIDVIDMSLNNDIEFNTPIKSVDISIDPELDQLLKWQRISDGYTVAHVVGRLVREKQKVPNGLDPSQQLLRSKMFLKPLKTTSKVHSGASLSIGDVGLAELKRKLNDQNYRAEFKGEGTLVVNGEVAVRKISDAETIVDGTPSELFYHVKKSVTDMLARI; encoded by the coding sequence ATGACGTGTACTTCAAGGTGTTGTGATGATGGATCTGGTTCTGCTGTTGGCACCATAATACGATTTGATAATGTCACGATACTAATCGACCCAGGCTGGAATagctcaaaaatttcatatcAGGATAGTGTGCAGTATTGGTCAAACATAATTCCAGAAGTGGATACTATACTGATATCTCAACCGTCTGCAGAGTGTCTTGGGGCCTTTGctttattatattttcactttttaCCGCACTTtatatcaagaattgagGTCTATGCTACACTTCCTATAGCGAATTTGGGCCGTATATCCACCATTGACCTTTATGTCTCCAAAGGAATTGTCGGCCCGTACGATACGAATGAGATGGATCTAGAGGATATAGAAAATTCTTTCGATCACATAACTGTAGTTAAATACTCACAAATAGTTGATTTGCGATCGAAATTCGATGGACTTACGCTAGTAGCGTATAATGCAGGTGTGAGCCCCGGTGGGTGTATCTGGTGCATATCAACGTATTCAGAAAAGTTGGTGTATGCTCGCCGGTGGAATCATACTAGAGATACGATCTTGAACAGAGCGAGCTTGTTGGATAATACTGGTAAGCCGCTTTCGACGTTAATGCGGCCGTCTGCTATTATAACTACTTTCGATAAGTTTGGATCTTCCATGCCACATGTTAAACGCATcaagcttttcaaagatacGATTAAGGGCGCTATAAGTGGTGGAGGCTCAGCAATTTTACCTGTGGATATTGGAGGAAACTTCTTGGATCTAATGGTTTCGATTAATGACTTTTTATAtgagaattcaaaaaacagATTATACACACAAGTACCAGTTATACTGGTTTCCCATTCGAAAGGCAGATCGCTGACTTATGCGAGGTCGATGCTCGAGTGGCTATCTTCCTCTGTAATTAAGACATGGGAATCTAGAGATAACAGATCACCTTTTGACATGGGTCGCAGATTTCATGTTGCAATGCCCTCTGAGTTGAACAAATATAAGGGTTCCAAAATCTGTTTTGTCTCGCAAGTTGATATTTTAGTAGATGAAGTTGTAACAAAATTATGCCAGATGGACAAAAGCACAATCATATTGAATACAATTGATAATAAAGATGATGCAAATACTCTACAGAAACTACATACCAAATGGGAAAcagcaaaaagaaaacaagaattgaaagaaggaaaaacaaTCTCATTCTCAGAGAgtatctctttgaaaacacTCAAGTGTACTCCACTATCAGGAGAAGAAATGGAGAACTtcaccaaaaaaatatctgaaCGAAAGATGAAGCATCATGAGCTGGAAGtttcattaaaaaaagaagccaTGAAGACCAACATCAGTCTGGGGTCGCTATCACAGAACGGTGCAACAATATCAGACCTGAGAGAtgcagaagaagaagatgaagaggacGGAGATACACTGTTGAACATCCTAAGAAACCGCGACGAACCTTCATCAGCACGAAACAAGAGTACAGAAATTCCAGTAGATATGTACATTCAGGCTGACTCACTCTCAAGACATAAAATGTTCCCGTTTCAGCCCGTTAGAATCAAAATGGATGATTATGGAACTTTTGttgatttcaattcattCCTGCCCAGGGAAAATGATGACGAAATTGatctaaaaaaaagaaaggacattgatgataatgaagaagacgaagatCCATATGATTTAGCGGATCCTCGACGGATACCAGTAAAACGTAGTCGCAAAGACAATAAGGGCGAGAAAGAAGAACTCAGACCGGATACCTTCGATAACCTTGACTACTTGAACTGGAAAACAAATCCAATGAAAAGAGTCGAATCTAGCGTGACTGTTATGCTTAAATGTTCACTTACCTGCATTAATCTGGAGTGTTTAGTGGATCAGAGATCTGCCTCCATCATATGGCCTGCCCTGAAACCAAGAAAGCTTCTATTAATTGGCCCTGAAGAGTCTCAAAACCAAACAATAGCacaatctttgaaaaaacgaGATATAGATGTTATTGATATGTCGTTGAATAACGACATCGAGTTCAATACACCCATCAAATCTGTTGATATCTCAATTGATCCGGAACTGGACCAGTTATTGAAATGGCAAAGAATTAGCGATGGATACACTGTTGCTCACGTAGTTGGTAGATTAGTGAGGGAAAAGCAGAAGGTACCTAATGGGCTTGATCCGTCTCAACAGCTATTGCGGTCCAAAATGTTTTTAAAGCCGCTCAAAAcaacttcaaaagttcaCTCTGGAGCATCTCTATCCATCGGTGATGTTGGTCTTGCTGAACTCAAACGCAAGTTGAATGATCAAAACTACAGAGCAGAATTTAAAGGCGAGGGTACCTTAGTAGTGAATGGAGAAGTGGCGGTACGCAAAATTAGCGATGCTGAAACAATTGTGGACGGAACACCATCAGAACTGTTCTATCATGTTAAAAAGTCAGTAACAGATATGTTAGCCAGAATATAG
- the HPR1 gene encoding Hpr1p (similar to Saccharomyces cerevisiae HPR1 (YDR138W); ancestral locus Anc_8.306), translated as MTSLENVVQKCVDFALPVFENAGSKENIMDESLDQNSFPAEFLRLEWEPLIKQDVAVTNLDTLVDVVLKRLITDTLVMETDPEDEEGIEQEKRTPGRNMRHRFNICAGVLDFCFHSRRYRKTCGLWCISFFGLFSTVTDLLAWPCSLLEFWRYPESRMEWFKMGNSLDLLPPGTTNLTSYKQPLFDKLRHWNDTLNTVQNNTFLNTPLHYEMKFKLEKFVSELLPIYEESNFNRSALISNKQSSGNSWNKTITSSAKTDNSSENVFATDYNYVFDNLLSCPLEFLYKPLEFKIEMDKLLTPLLDAIFEIEEDFYKNLRRSHGKLSDINEMLNSGFPVNFETMPKKAPRYMRISKKINDERADYWKEYMKLDESISSMVQPTLFDISISNLNSLYQQMMRLENDFYRKQFLMQLYFSVALIRNILTSKEVENYYKSCYQKEKPSKSVNFANLTDGNLKKTLALCSHIIDNRIVKFYQSRDGQFLSILQNFLASDSDYLKSKVDGFKQFQNFKNNNDPLEKIASDETFKKFGFIKLGNKAMSNVWKISTGLELIDKKPLTAEDHFEILREKWNLMSNDKNDIIQEDEIVKQWQSLRSLRSKYLFSFNDVDETVGISGLFDATLIQEQSKDKEAALERLKAKLNSAHRKKLKEARAYMEQRQKRTRPYGAEPEETLNKKLKPDTQMKEEQGEDSSIDIPMAESTNSMGNSQIIASQVSKESTAEGTSNDSVPLVLHHAQTIHEQSGEKHADGPELMVQMPTTGPTINSERIVITDRYEKSQNQNEGEILHKSVDERAIEDKYMPVIHEDKKSNEKEIRENASQGEDRDPEIRNVSGPIVGSNALEKPDLGDPSGPGISKL; from the coding sequence ATGACATCCTTGGAAAATGTGGTACAAAAATGTGTTGATTTTGCACTTCCTGTGTTCGAGAATGCAGgttcaaaagagaacatCATGGATGAATCACTGGATCAGAATTCTTTCCCCGCAGAATTTTTACGATTAGAATGGGAGCCCTTGATTAAACAGGATGTTGCCGTAACTAATTTGGATACGTTGGTGGACGTGGTTTTGAAGAGACTTATCACTGATACTTTGGTGATGGAGACAGATcctgaagatgaagaaggcATTGAGCAGGAGAAAAGAACTCCAGGCAGGAATATGAGGCACAGGTTTAACATCTGTGCAGGTGTACTTGATTTTTGCTTCCACTCAAGACGCTATAGAAAGACTTGTGGTCTATGGTGCATTTCATTCTTTGGTCTCTTCAGCACGGTGACAGATCTGTTGGCATGGCCTTGTTCATTGCTTGAATTCTGGAGATATCCGGAGTCACGAATGGAGTGGTTTAAAATGGGAAATAGCTTAGATCTTTTGCCTCCCGGAACGACTAACCTGACTAGTTACAAACAACCACTTTTTGATAAGTTGCGTCATTGGAATGATACCTTAAACACCGTTCAAAACAACACATTCTTAAATACGCCTCTACATTATGAGATGAAATTCAAGCTTGAAAAGTTCGTGTCAGAACTTCTGCCGATTTATGAAGAGTCAAATTTCAATAGATCTGCGCTGATTTCTAATAAGCAAAGCTCGGGAAATTCCTGGAACAAAACAATTACCAGCTCAGCAAAAACAGACAATTCTTCCGAAAATGTTTTTGCCACAGACTATAATTATGTTTTTGACAATTTGCTTAGCTGCCCCTTGGAGTTTCTCTACAAGCCACTGGAGTTTAAGATTGAAATGGACAAATTACTGACGCCTTTGCTCGatgcaatttttgaaattgaggAAGATTTttataaaaatttgagaagaTCGCATGGCAAGCTTTCTGATATTAATGAAATGCTAAATTCTGGGTTCCCGGTTAATTTCGAGACTATGCCAAAAAAGGCTCCAAGGTATATGAGAATCTCCAAGaaaattaatgatgaaagGGCCGACTATTGGAAAGAGTATATGAAGCTTGATGAGTCCATTTCATCTATGGTTCAGCCAACTTTATTCGATATATCAATATCTAACTTGAACAGCCTCTATCAACAAATGATGAGATTGGAGAACGATTTTTATCGGAAACAATTTTTAATGCagttgtatttttcagtcGCATTAATTCGAAATATTCTAACTTCCAAAGAGGTAGAAAATTATTACAAAAGCTGCTACCAGAAAGAGAAACCATCTAAGAGCgtaaattttgcaaatctAACTGATGGAAACCTCAAGAAGACACTGGCTTTGTGCAGTCACATAATTGATAATCGGATAGTCAAGTTTTACCAGTCTCGGGATGGGCAATTTCTGTCaatacttcaaaattttcttgcTTCTGATAGCGATTATCTGAAATCAAAGGTAGATGGCTtcaaacaatttcaaaacttcaAGAACAATAACGATCCGCTGGAAAAAATAGCTTCTGATGAAACGTTTAAAAAGTTTGGGTTTATAAAATTAGGGAACAAAGCAATGAGCAATGTTTGGAAGATTAGTACGGGACTTGAATTGATAGATAAAAAGCCTTTGACAGCAGAAGATCACTTCGAGATTTTGCGAGAAAAATGGAATTTAATGTCAAATGATAAGAATGATATTATTCAAGAGGACGAGATTGTTAAGCAGTGGCAGAGTTTGCGCTCCTTAAGGTCAAAGTACTTGTTCTCTTTCAACGATGTTGACGAAACAGTTGGTATTTCAGGCTTATTTGATGCCACTCTTATACAGGAACAGTCTAAAGATAAGGAAGCTGCACTGGAACGTCTAAAAGCAAAGCTGAATTCTGCTCATCGtaaaaaactgaaagagGCACGAGCATACATGGAACAGAGACAAAAAAGGACACGTCCCTACGGTGCAGAGCCAGAGGAGACCTTAAATAAGAAGCTGAAGCCTGATACACAAATGAAAGAGGAACAAGGTGAGGATAGTTCAATTGATATACCTATGGCAGAAAGCACGAACTCAATGGGAAATTCTCAGATTATTGCATCTCAAGTCTCAAAGGAATCAACTGCTGAGGGGACATCAAACGATTCAGTACCACTCGTGTTGCATCATGCCCAAACAATTCATGAACAAAGTGGAGAAAAGCATGCTGATGGTCCAGAGTTAATGGTTCAGATGCCAACAACTGGACCGACTATTAATTCAGAGAGAATCGTGATAACAGACAGATATGAGAAATCGCAAAACCAGAACGAGGGTGAAATTTTACACAAAAGCGTGGATGAGAGGGCGATTGAAGACAAGTACATGCCCGTAATCCACGAGGATAAGAAAAGTAATGAGAAAGAGATAAGAGAAAATGCATCTCAAGGTGAGGACAGAGATCCGGAAATTCGTAATGTTTCCGGACCCATTGTGGGGAGTAATGCCCTTGAAAAGCCTGACTTAGGTGATCCAAGTGGCCCAGGCATCAGCAAATTGTGA
- the MSL5 gene encoding mRNA splicing protein MSL5 (similar to Saccharomyces cerevisiae MSL5 (YLR116W); ancestral locus Anc_8.309), with translation MDPRRFEHVAHRGRRIERGNVDLRGPKGAERARDTMVQLPTRLAGALTQEQLSAYQTMFRIQEVTAELRSSDIRPPQKRNRSPSPPPAYDTRGKRINTREHRYRRKLEEERHRLVEIVLKMLPHFVAPEDYKRPVKFQDKYYIPVSQYPGINFVGLLLGPRGNTLKKLQEDSGCKIAIRGRGSVKEGKNAHDLPKGAMNFSDPLHCLIIADSEEKIQKGIKVCENIVVRAVTSPEGQNDLKRGQLRELAELNGTLREDKRPCNACGLQGHKNYECPSAESVPRTVQCRNCGQQGHVTNDCVEDNYQQTQVTQSGRYNRYTDTREFSSQDRKFDVKGHNKYNSFGGNLPSPLSSSYKSRFTRTTADQSSFHGYADKYDYGRSDLSQSTHGETGFGAPPPPGMDSQIDQSIQWAVPGMTLSNSVKPLSKPDTLPPGMNLQPSSAVPGADSELEFQALHGPPGLASEEDVGAPEDLQKPPGL, from the coding sequence ATGGATCCCAGAAGGTTCGAGCATGTGGCCCACAGGGGTCGCAGAATAGAACGAGGAAATGTAGATCTCCGAGGCCCCAAAGGAGCAGAAAGAGCCAGGGACACCATGGTTCAGCTACCCACAAGATTGGCTGGGGCTCTCACCCAGGAACAATTGTCTGCATATCAAACGATGTTTAGAATTCAAGAGGTGACCGCAGAGCTGCGTTCTAGTGACATAAGACCTCctcagaaaagaaatagatCGCCTTCGCCACCACCAGCATACGATACTCGGGGTAAAAGAATAAATACAAGAGAACACCGATATAGAAGGAAgcttgaagaagaaaggcaTCGTCTAGTTGAGATTGTCTTGAAAATGTTACCGCATTTTGTTGCACCTGAGGATTACAAAAGACCTGTGAAGTTTCAAGATAAGTACTACATTCCAGTAAGCCAGTATCCGGGCATAAATTTTGTCGGTCTTCTGTTAGGCCCTCGTGGTAATACACTCAAGAAACTACAGGAAGATTCGGGGTGTAAAATAGCTATTAGAGGCCGTGGATCGGTGAAAGAGGGTAAAAATGCTCACGATTTGCCAAAAGGTGCTATGAACTTCTCTGATCCTTTACATTGTCTCATCATTGCAGATAGtgaggaaaaaattcaaaaagggATTAAAGTATGTGAAAATATCGTAGTAAGAGCAGTCACTTCTCCAGAGGGTCAGAACGATCTGAAGCGAGGCCAATTAAGGGAATTGGCAGAACTAAATGGTACATTAAGAGAGGACAAGAGACCATGCAACGCATGCGGTTTACAGGGACACAAAAATTACGAATGTCCCAGTGCAGAAAGCGTTCCTCGAACAGTTCAATGCAGGAACTGCGGGCAGCAGGGTCATGTAACGAATGACTGTGTTGAGGATAATTATCAGCAGACGCAAGTGACACAATCCGGAAGGTACAATCGTTATACCGACACAAGGGAATTTAGCTCGCAAGacagaaaatttgatgtTAAAGGGCATAATAAATATAACAGTTTTGGCGGCAATTTACCATCTCCATTGTCATCCTCTTACAAATCACGTTTCACACGGACAACAGCGGATCAATCGTCTTTTCATGGTTATGCTGATAAATATGACTACGGAAGATCAGATTTATCTCAATCTACTCATGGAGAAACAGGTTTTGGTGCTCCGCCACCTCCAGGAATGGATTCTCAAATAGACCAGTCTATTCAGTGGGCTGTGCCCGGAATGACCTTGTCAAATTCAGTAAAGCCTCTCAGCAAACCTGATACATTGCCTCCAGGCATGAATTTACAACCCTCTTCAGCTGTTCCAGGTGCTGATAGTGAGCTCGAATTCCAAGCGCTCCATGGTCCACCGGGCCTTGCATCAGAAGAGGATGTGGGAGCACCAGAAGACCTTCAAAAACCCCCTGGTCTATAA
- a CDS encoding uncharacterized protein (ancestral locus Anc_8.307) — translation MEFPNEILNLIVSQGLDSCRTTVAWSQISKGFRNVITEYLGIIVVYDGDVSHNDPQDVSEYEALMADRNTIYLITDHVQYSDLDRFLYRYKNLLVVVRSNRSYSDVLASVFYAISQKCIEGTNLCVVYRTSLSFLSKLYFRELSLYQSKIRLCELHVIGNSLRSDDEMCDINTLFERTYIQNLRSLYSLDVQTPTQKLISKDLRVIKLLNFLEFNKKSSDFFSDCPNLKVIESMKYPTAVNEKDGVFRLPKCDFITLTNYVDGPHYPKIDGTRIYETLTLVPSLRSLDNQFSNLFFPNLKTLALRLNDSGTHQIGFHNSFFPKLRSLVCGSCIVSWSDISAAKSNLESIKVTLTSIEQLRWLQSCPQEIERLFITAPKSQLVHFPFANIFEESQLNFQHVEIEINHLWQCYLLQKVVIPSATHISSLKVVLDECSLIESMLSTEFPMSRWGLNCDDDFIVFNIPYVDHFTLIGTDSFKHTGSSKMLKSEEVSAPIISPHQGSTNMFYDADVTKEGAYAVSPSAFRRNSLAGADSRTARRQSAILFSGGTSERPRTSFSSVSASSVASTNSKEEHAFQGENVAFIFSEGCPEVLTTNIRALESSLFSWKETSSRIIHMLEVQVDGVSMANYSEPKGISNFLSVLVQEIINILKYPYDLRLPDVTVENLRVLIDLHQLNLQLPEKGRHTVPHQIQTLLSRRGFNLDVLTSMEEANYYILVKF, via the coding sequence ATGGAGTTCCCAAATGAAATATTAAATTTAATTGTTTCGCAAGGGCTAGACAGTTGCAGGACAACTGTGGCATGGTCTCAGATATCAAAAGGTTTTAGGAATGTTATTACCGAGTATTTGGGAATCATTGTGGTTTATGATGGCGATGTAAGTCACAATGATCCGCAGGATGTGTCTGAATATGAGGCGCTAATGGCCGATAGGAACACTATTTACCTCATTACGGATCACGTTCAATATAGCGACCTTGATCGATTTCTATACCGCTATAAGAATTTATTGGTAGTGGTACGATCCAACAGAAGTTACAGTGATGTTTTAGCTAGTGTTTTCTACGccatttctcaaaagtgCATTGAGGGAACAAATTTATGCGTCGTTTATAGGACATCATTGAGCTTTTTGAGTAAGCTTTATTTTAGAGAACTTTCATTATATCAGAGCAAGATAAGGCTGTGTGAATTGCATGTTATTGGTAATAGCTTGCgaagtgatgatgaaatgtGCGATATTAACACTTTATTTGAGAGGACctatattcaaaatctgaGAAGCTTATATAGTCTTGACGTACAGACGCCCACTCAAAAGTTGATTTCGAAGGATCTGAGAGTAATAAAATTACTTAATTTCCTAGAGTTCAACAAAAAGTCctcagattttttttctgattGTCCAAATTTAAAAGTCATAGAGTCGATGAAATATCCAACTGCtgtaaatgaaaaggatgGAGTATTTAGGTTACCAAAGTGCGATTTCATAACACTAACAAATTATGTTGATGGACCTCATTATCCTAAGATAGATGGTACTCGTATTTATGAAACACTTACGCTCGTACCTTCGTTGAGATCTCTGGATAACCAGTTCAGTAACCTTTTTTTCCCGAATCTGAAAACTTTGGCTTTGAGGTTGAATGACAGTGGTACCCATCAAATAGGGTTTCACAATAGCTTTTTCCCGAAACTCAGAAGTCTAGTTTGTGGCTCTTGTATTGTGTCTTGGTCTGATATCTCAGCTGCCAAAAGCAACTTGGAAAGCATTAAGGTGACTCTCACCTCAATAGAGCAGCTTCGATGGCTTCAATCCTGTCCTCAGGAGATAGAGCGACTATTCATAACAGCACCGAAGTCACAGCTTGTTCACTTCCCGTTTGCgaacatttttgaagaaagtcAGCTGAATTTTCAACATGTGGAGATCGAAATAAATCATTTATGGCAGTGCTACTTGTTGCAGAAAGTGGTTATACCCAGCGCTACGCACATATCATCACTTAAGGTTGTACTGGATGAGTGTTCACTGATCGAATCGATGCTTTCCACTGAATTTCCTATGTCTAGATGGGGACTGAACTGTGACGATGattttattgttttcaatatcCCTTACGTGGATCATTTCACATTGATTGGTACGGATTCATTCAAGCATACCGGAAGTTCGAAGATGCTAAAAAGCGAAGAGGTTTCTGCTCCCATAATTTCGCCTCATCAGGGTTCCACGAACATGTTTTACGATGCAGATGTAACCAAAGAAGGCGCGTATGCAGTCTCTCCATCAGCCTTTAGGCGAAATAGTCTTGCAGGTGCAGACAGCCGAACGGCTAGGAGACAAAGTGCTATTTTATTTTCCGGTGGTACCAGTGAAAGACCGAGAACTTCTTTCAGTAGTGTGAGTGCATCTTCAGTTGCTTCCACAAATTCTAAAGAAGAGCATGCCTTTCAAGGCGAGAATGTAGCCTTTATCTTCTCGGAAGGGTGTCCCGAAGTTTTAACAACTAACATTCGAGCCTTGGAATCTTCTCTCTTCTCATGGAAGGAAACAAGCTCCCGAATAATACATATGTTGGAAGTCCAAGTAGATGGAGTCTCCATGGCTAACTACTCGGAACCTAAGGGCATAAGTAATTTCCTTTCAGTATTAGTTCAGGAAATTATAAACATACTGAAATATCCTTACGATTTGAGGCTCCCCGATGTAACTGTTGAAAATCTTCGTGTACTAATTGACTTGCATCAGTTAAATTTACAGCTGCCAGAGAAAGGTAGACATACAGTGCCTCATCAGATACAGACACTGTTGTCCCGTAGAGGATTTAATTTGGATGTGCTTACTAGCATGGAGGAAGCCAATTACTATATATTGGTTAAGTTCTAG